In Erigeron canadensis isolate Cc75 chromosome 6, C_canadensis_v1, whole genome shotgun sequence, the following are encoded in one genomic region:
- the LOC122605703 gene encoding probable LRR receptor-like serine/threonine-protein kinase At3g47570, with product MLPTSIGNLSDQLFELYLYANQLHGYIPRSIGNLVGLNRLHLARNQFTGYIPSTIGNLYRLKDVHLDTNQLSGKIPDVVGNLSSLLSLNLSSNKLEGVIPLSLGNCRSLIELYLYDNKLTGKIPTKLLQIPSLSKTLDLSRNNLFGSIPSEAGDLKMLSELYLSDNNLSGNIPSNLGGCVSLSILSIQGNLFQGIIPPSLSSLKALVEIDMSRNNLSGQIPKFLERLQYLNLSYNDFEGEVPTSGVFANVTTFSVLGNSRLCGGFVGLRLPKCKETKKHKTKFLMFVVVGVLSASILLTIICLLYAWQKKKSNNQLSQTSINTRFLKVSYDQLLKGTDGFSKDNLIGRGGFGSVYKGIIEKDGERVVIAVKVLHLQYRGAQRSFMRECEAWQNIRHRNLLKIITSCSSIDYQGNDFKALVYEFMPNGSLHDWLHPTLRLNLLQITNILMDVASALDYLHNYCIPSIVHGDVKPNNILLADDMVARVGDFGLARFIGTSYENSSTEIRGTIGYTAPEYGLGNEMTTSGDVYSFGILLLEAITGKMPTDNIFNEGFSLHKFASMALLDHVIDVNILKQYQDDESFIRKKEKNAQKIEECLASIVKIGVSCTMDDPPQRMDIKTVMQKLQQVLDTLQNI from the exons ATGCTTCCTACATCCATAGGTAATCTTTCCGATCAACTCTTCGAGCTATATTTGTATGCAAATCAGTTACATGGATATATCCCTAGATCAATCGGTAATCTAGTTGGCTTGAATCGTTTACATTTAGCTCGGAACCAATTCACAGGCTACATCCCCTCAACCATTGGTAACCTTTATAGGCTGAAAGATGTTCATTTAGATACAAACCAACTATCAGGAAAAATTCCTGATGTCGTGGGGAACTTATCATCGCTACTTAGCCTTAATTTATCCTCGAACAAGTTGGAAGGAGTTATTCCGTTAAGCCTAGGAAATTGTCGAAGTCTAATAGAGTTGTACTTATATGATAATAAACTTACCGGGAAAATACCCACAAAACTTCTTCAAATTCCTTCTCTATCGAAAACTTTGGATCTTTCTCGAAACAACTTATTTGGTTCGATTCCAAGTGAGGCTGGAGATCTCAAGATGTTAAGTGAACTATACTTGTCTGATAATAACTTATCAGGTAACATCCCTAGTAACCTTGGTGGTTGTGTCAGCCTTTCAATTTTGTCCATCCAAGGTAACTTATTTCAAGGTATCATACCGCCATCACTAAGTTCTTTGAAAGCATTGGTGGAAATCGACATGTCTCGTAATAACTTATCAGGCCAAATTCCAAAATTTCTTGAGCGGTTACAATATTTGAACCTTTCGTACAATGACTTTGAGGGTGAAGTACCAACTTCTGGAGTGTTTGCCAATGTAACAACATTTTCCGTGTTGGGGAATAGTAGGCTTTGTGGTGGCTTTGTTGGACTTAGGTTACCCAAATGCAAGGAGACaaagaaacataaaacaaaGTTTCTGATGTTTGTAGTAGTCGGAGTATTGAGTGCATCCATTCTTTTGACCAtcatatgtttattatatgcttggcagaaaaagaaaagtaacaACCAACTCTCTCAAACATCAATAAACACACGATTCTTGAAAGTTTCATACGATCAACTTCTAAAGGGTACAGATGGGTTCTCCAAGGACAACTTGATTGGAAGGGGTGGGTTTGGTTCTGTTTATAAAGGAATCATCGAAAAAGATGGTGAGAGAGTTGTCATTGCAGTCAAAGTTCTACATCTTCAATATCGAGGGGCTCAAAGAAGCTTTATGAGGGAGTGTGAAGCATGGCAAAACATTAGACACCGAAATCTCTTGAAGATAATAACTTCATGCTCAAGCATTGATTACCAGGGAAATGATTTTAAAGCTTTGGTGTATGAGTTCATGCCCAATGGAAGTTTACATGATTGGTTGCATCCAACATTGAGACTGAACCTTCTTCAAATAACAAATATTCTTATGGATGTAGCATCTGCACTTGATTATCTTCACAATTATTGCATACCAAGCATTGTTCATGGTGACGTGAAGCCTAACAACATTCTACTTGCTGATGACATGGTGGCTCGTGTTGGAGACTTTGGCTTAGCTCGATTTATTGGAACTTCATACGAAAACAGCTCAACTGAGATTAGAGGAACAATTGGTTACACTGCCCCAG AGTACGGTCTTGGAAATGAGATGACAACTAGCGGGGATGTCTACAGTTTTGGAATATTATTACTAGAGGCCATAACCGGGAAAATGCCGACTGACAACATCTTCAATGAAGGCTTTAGCCTTCATAAATTTGCTTCCATGGCCTTGCTAGACCATGTGATTGATGTTAACATTCTAAAACAATATCAAGATGATGAAAGTTTTATTcgaaagaaggaaaaaaatgcACAGAAAATAGAAGAATGTTTAGCTTCGATAGTGAAGATTGGTGTGTCATGCACCATGGATGATCCACCCCAACGGATGGATATCAAAACTGTCATGCAGAAATTGCAACAAGTACTAGATACGCTTCAAAATATTTAG
- the LOC122604469 gene encoding LRR receptor-like serine/threonine-protein kinase EFR: MNSNQPIIFLSSSAYFLFYALVFIFTISTAISSSGSKNNETDYEALLNIKSMITKDPYGALTSWNDSLHFCDWNGVTCGKRHKRVTTLRIRSSGLEGFLSPFVGNLSFLHKLSLPNNSLTGVIPHEIGRLPRLRYLALELNKFNGVIPASISSCSFLEVIDISANELVGSIPKEIGFLSKLTALNLQDNMFTGGIPSFLGNITSMESFAIKNNPLGGKIPDTLGQWKFLKEFYSFSCNLSGTIPSFFYNFSRLAYFSLCDNQLTGNLHPAIGFMGG; the protein is encoded by the exons atgaactcgAATCAACCAATTATTTTCTTATCATCTTCGGCTTATTTCCTCTTTTATGctcttgtttttatatttaccaTCAGCACTGCCATCTCATCATCAGGCAGCAAAAATAATGAGACAGATTATGAGGCGTTACTGAATATCAAGTCAATGATCACTAAAGATCCATACGGGGCTCTAACATCATGGAATGATTCTCTTCATTTCTGTGACTGGAATGGTGTTACATGTGGGAAGCGGCACAAAAGAGTGACGACTTTACGAATTAGGTCATCCGGTCTAGAAGGTTTTTTGTCTCCTTTTGTAGGAAACCTTAGCTTCCTCCATAAGCTCAGTCTTCCTAACAACTCCTTAACTGGAGTCATCCCTCATGAAATCGGTCGTCTTCCAAGGCTGCGTTATCTTGCTCTTGAACTAAACAAGTTCAATGGCGTCATTCCGGCTAGCATATCTAGTTGTTCGTTCCTTGAAGTGATTGATATTTCTGCTAACGAGCTAGTTGGAAGCATACCCAAGGAGATTGGATTCCTCTCAAAACTTACTGCTCTCAATCTTCAGGATAACATGTTTACAGGTGGAATCCCGTCTTTCTTGGGGAATATCACATCAATGGAAAGTTTTGCCATTAAAAATAATCCTTTGGGTGGGAAGATACCGGATACCTTAGGCCAAtggaaatttttaaaagaattttatagtttttcttGTAATTTATCTGGAACCATCCCGAgtttcttttataacttttcacGTCTAGCTTATTTTAGCTTGTGCGATAATCAATTGACTGGCAATCTTCATCCAGCCATAG GTTTCATGGGAGGTTGA
- the LOC122604470 gene encoding ricin B-like lectin R40G2 gives MYYCDGHTHHHLDDIDDDNNDSLPLLLYNPSLHPDGNNDHINNYHHHNNLEEPLIHDDRFNGQRRGVWIYLCFQCMESYRLNHHQFSPPQRHVFDVENKPTVRVYCKAKIDFSLTVRDGQVILAPSNPFDPHQHWIKDEICGKDVKDEEGFSSFALVNKATGLAMKHSIGVKFN, from the exons ATGTATTATTGTGATGGTCACACTCATCATCATcttgatgatattgatgatgataacAATGACAGTCTCCCCCTTCTTCTGTACAACCCTTCTCTACATCCTGACGGAAACAACGACCACATTAATAATTATCATCACCACAACAACCTTGAAGAACCATTAATCCATGATGATCGGTTTAATGGACAACGACGTGGGGTTTGGATATATCTTTGTTTCCAATGTATGGAGTCGTATCGTCTCAACCATCACCAATTTTCACCCCCACAACGACATGTTTTTGACGTTGAGAATAAACCAACAGTTAGGGTCTATTGTAAAGCCAAAATTGATTTCTCTCTCACCGTACGTGATGGTCAAGTCATTCTTGCACCCTCTAACCCCTTTGATCCTCATCAG CATTGGATCAAAGATGAGATATGTGGCAAAGATGTGAAGGATGAAGAaggtttttcttcttttgcGTTGGTCAATAAAGCCACTGGCCTTGCTATGAAACACTCTATTGGTGTAAA GTTCAACTAA
- the LOC122606232 gene encoding ricin B-like lectin EULS3, translating into MALPPLTIRPPHIVHASCIANCCFHSGDQGSNHTTFSTDNKPTVRVYCKSLLRYSLTIHGGKVMLAPTSTSDPYQHWIKEEKFKSITDEKGHSSFALINKATGQAMKHSIGPAYPVQLIKYDPDKLDKSVLWTRGITRVEGYTSIRSVDNYHLNLDAYDSTKNLERTEIHQYGWNGGSNQLWNLSSY; encoded by the exons ATGGCCCTGCCGCCGCTCACCATCCGGCCACCCCACATTGTGCATGCTTCATGCATAGCAAACTGCTGCTTCCATTCTGGTGATCAGGGCAGCAACCATACGA CGTTTAGTACGGATAACAAACCAACAGTTAGGGTATACTGCAAGTCACTATTGAGGTACTCTCTGACGATCCATGGTGGTAAAGTCATGCTTGCGCCGACCAGCACTTCTGATCCTTACCAG CATTGGATCAAAGAAGAGAAGTTTAAAAGTATTACGGATGAAAAAGGGCATTCTTCTTTCGCTTTAATTAACAAAGCTACCGGTCAAGCCATGAAACACTCAATTGGTCCAGCTTATCCG GTTCAGCTGATCAAGTATGACCCCGATAAACTCGACAAGTCTGTTCTTTGGACTAGGGGTATCACTAGAGTAGAGGGTTATACTTCAATTAGGTCAGTCGATAATTATCATCTTAATTTAGATGCATATGACTCTACCAAGAATCTTGAAAGGACAGAAATTCATCAATATGGATGGAATGGAGGCAGTAACCAGCTTTGGAATTTGTCCTCTTACT GA